DNA from Ananas comosus cultivar F153 linkage group 12, ASM154086v1, whole genome shotgun sequence:
aCATAATTTTAgggcttaatttttaaataattaatatagtaaaagattttatatattaatactgCTATATAATCATATGTCCTTAAACATGTTGTAAGTTATTATAAACTCACTCATTTGAGCCTAAGCGTCTACTCTTCGAGAGTTAACTCCCCTGCTACGCTTTATCGTTATATtgtattttcataatttttctttaaatccGTCATATGCATAAAATCTATCACTCAATCATACCACACTATTATAAAAGGTAATTATCACAATATTTAACCATATAGGCTAGGATTTAATAGCATATATCAATCTTTCAATCCTCTACTTATTATTTTGatgcaataaatttttttgaaaaatagaagagCAGAGAGAAAATATACTAAACCACACGgaagcaaaataaatttaatctattttataatatatatatatatatatatataagcaaataggaaaaaaaaaaataaaataataatacgtatattatattattttgaaaaatatataatgtaaaaaaaaaatgacaaaattttATTACCTTCTCCTTTAATATGTATGTACGTATCAAAAAATGATTCAAAACAAATATTATTGCGAAGCGAaagtcctcttttttttttttttttttttttcctcgggAAGTGCGAGGATTCTTTTGAAGGTCAATTTCCGTCACCGACCAGCGCAAATCTCGAGGTACGGCTTCCAAGCCCCAAGATACAGAATCAACGGCTATGATTAATTCCAATTTGTCGGAATCGGTGTAACTTTTCTCGCCCACCGAGACTGGCCACACACATTGTACCCGTACTTTTCTCGCCCACCGAGACTGGCCACACACATTGTACCCGTACGTGTTACGTGCATCATTTCGACGCAACACAACAAaatgtgctctctctctctcagtaacaaatttatgcattatttttttagataaaacttcaaatatcagcCCGTTGTtgtacactttctcactttagtattctatagtttaaattgtaataatttagaaccctgtgatttcatttttatctttttattatctattccACTAACTTTTTTCAGTAAatcggtgacaaagttaaaactaaagggtattaaagtgaatattaaTTCGCTAAACTGAGGTgggatatctaaaattttttgtatataatttaacgaaatatcaACGAAGAAGCTGGCGAAAAGCTAAAAATGAAACAataggacactaacttgatacactttaaaccacagggtactaaagtgagaaagtgcgaaaccacaagggtggcatttgaagtttacctttttttttatgagtaGAGTAATATTTATAACAAACTTAAAAAAAGGCTTAATTAAACTAAAAGAGTGGTTAATTACACATAGGGgacgtttggttagatgtaattataaatgcaatGTAGTTAGAGgtgcatgcagttgaaaatacagcagttacaactacattgtaatatactgaacttcGGCAAACTGCAAATTTGAGGGTTGGAATAGTGATTGAATGGccgaaagtaagaaagtgcatttcTGGCGaaattctgcattgtgtaccgatacagccatcatcgtgtaccggtacacagtggcaaATACGTGGCAGTAAGGCTATTTCGGTAATTTCACACCTAATCCCTATCCTTATCTACCCAACACGACCCCTGGAGCTCTTTGGAAGGTCTTAGAACTCAGAGAAGAGGTTTTCCACcttcctcactttctctctctaggatttctctttctttgagTAGAAATCGTCGATTTGTGCCTATTTCTCGCCGTTCTTCGCGCTAGCTGGGTTGCGGACTGTGGAGCAGCTACAAGTAGGTGGAAAGGACTCGCAGGGGAGGTATTTTCGCACACTACTACAGATACAggatttagtggcgacaaatgtcgccaccatagccaaaattgtcgccacgaaaaacgttttggcggcgacaattcgtcgccgcatgccgccgcctaaaaccccgtcggtaaaactatttggtggcgacaaattgtcgccgctaaaagttagataattagcggcgacatactgtcgccgctaaaagttagataatcAGTGGCGACATACTGTCGCCgcgaaaagttagataattagtggCGGCATGTTATCGTCGTGAAAACCCTAAACCGGGACCGAagtatttggtggcgacaatttgtcgcggcgaaaagttagataattagtggCGGCATGCTGGTGCCATGAAAACCCTAAATAGTTTTATGGTGGCGACAataatttgctaaaaaataacctataattataaaaaaattttattcttaaattttaacctttaaaAGAAAAGCCAATCAGAGATGGAGTGTTCAACAGCCAGGTTTTTGCAAATAATGAATTTCTTACCTTTCTCTAAGTTCCAAAATAAATACTCGTTTCAAGAGACGATATGGAATGTTCTCAGATGATAAAGTTTAGTGCATTAAGTCTGCTCATTCTACTGCTTCCTAAATGAAAGAGGATTGCAAAGCACCTGGCTCcatattacaaaaatttttgtAGGACAAACCATGCACCACGGCCCAAGGGAAAAAGCATTACTTTGAAACTAACAAACACCTCACAATTTCCCAAAAATGCATCTAAAATGCAAACATACATTACGCAACCAAAAGCTCATACAGAATTGATCTATAAAATCATATTACAAGAACACCTTCTGACTTTGCAAGAATATTAATTCATAATACTTTGACAAGTCAACAAGCGCATAAAGAATTAGTTGGCATCTATGAGATTATTAGCAGCTAATGTAAAATAGCAAAATAGgcattaatattataaattaagcTTTTGCAGAATTTTCTACAATACAATCTtcgaaataattaagcaaagtGGACAGTCCATTATATTTATGGCACTACTTCCTGCAGCCAATGACGCATAAAAAGGGAGTTTAGTTATTTAGTTGAGCCAATCCAGACATTTAATACACATCAAGTTAAATGAACTGAATTTTCATCAAGGACATACTCTGTAACTTCTTGTTCCAAAGCTCCTGAATCTTCATCAGTTGATCTTCTACTTTGTTCTAGAATAATAAAGCAAAGGcctttgaaatttttgaaagaatgcCTGAATGAAAAAGAAATCACTTAACAAATGCCATTTGAGATTTCAGGGAAGTCCACGCTACCTTGCATATCCAAGATATCGCTGAAAGTTTCTGCAGACCCTCCTCCAATGTCATAACTGAAGTTTGCTGCAAGACAGTGCAGGCATCCCAGAATCCACCTTCTTGTTCTATGGATGATAGCAGGATATCCAATTCTTTTGCCATATCATTAACCTGATCAGGCGAAATGTAATAGTTATTTCCATATCGTTGATGAGAAAACATCTCGCCTActaagcaaaaagaaaaacaagtatGGACTATTTTTGACCCAAATCCCATCAGAATAGTTGAAATTTTGCACCTTCAAAGTTCAAGCCTCAAGAGGCCAATCAGAGAAGCCAGGCCATATTAAAAACATTAACATAAATAAACCTTAATTAAAATCAACTCATAATCTATAAGTTTGCACAAAATCTTCATAAGAGAAACCACTTCTGGTGGTCCTGAAGCTATAGCCATCAGAGTACCAAAATGTTCGTCATAACAACATCTTTCGacaagttcgaaaactgaaaaCAGCATAACAAGGAACTAATAAGTGTTGGTTAAATATGCGAAGTCAACAACTGATATACTGCTTACTTTTCCCAATTTTCTATCTTCTACTATGTCCAGTGCTACATATTTCACATTCAACCTATGCATAAATAAACTCTATAAATTCTTAATGCACtgccaaaattaaaacaaatttagGTTCTTGAACCCACCTCATTTTGATTTCCACAATATACCAACCATAGTTTCCTCTTTAAATGTTTCCATTCATCTTGCACTTGCTTACATGTTAAAACAAATCTCAATCCCTCTCCATGTGGTATGTTTTCAAATGACTCATCTAAACTCTTCTTTAACAACTAAACCTTTTTACACTCTTTTCTACTTACAGTATCAGACAATACTTTTAGCATCTTAACTAGAAGAGAAGGACATATCAGGATTACTTGGAAAATTTAACTACTAGTTTACCAGTAAGAGAAGAATTAAAAAGCTGAACAAAAAGGCCCTTTACCTAACTCATCAGAGTTTTTCAAAGTACTTGCTTGCAACACATCAGTTGGTTCACTTGATGGCTTACTTCCCAAATGTATACCCTTCTCTACATAGCAAAGCatgcaaaattgcatcagcTACAGTTTCTATGCTTTCTTTCcaagtttaaatattttcaaaagcagAAGATAGTAACTATTACTACCAGCACAGGGAGTTATTGGAGCAAAGAGATCATTGGAGTACAAAACAAAAGGCAACAACAAGAGCTAATTCAATTCTGAGAAGGTTCACACTTGCGTCAGATAGATAACAACCTAGGGATCAAAAGCTAGGACATCTCAAATATCAAAAACGtatgaaattatgaaaatgcatattgGTAAATCCTAAAAGCAGTATTATACAtatgaaattatgaaaatgcatattgGTA
Protein-coding regions in this window:
- the LOC109718701 gene encoding nuclear pore complex protein NUP214-like, whose translation is MAKELDILLSSIEQEGGFWDACTVLQQTSVMTLEEGLQKLSAISWICKNKVEDQLMKIQELWNKKLQRSSAINIMDCPLCLIISKIVL